The Archangium primigenium genomic interval TCGTCCGAGCGCGCCGTCGTGTCCCCCGGGGTCGGAAGAGGGGAGCGGGGCGGGCGCTTGGGATTGGGAGGACTCATGGGGGACATTCGCTCCGGGGTCCCGAGGATAGTCTTTTTTCGGCCTCCTGCGCAGGGTGCCCGGGCGGTCTGTGTTGACTGCCTCGGCCCGTCCTGGCGAAAGTCGCTCCTTCGATCCGGAAACCCAGGAGGTTCGTGCACGTGGCCGCGGCATCCATCCGCCTCTTCAACACGATGACGATGCAGAAGGAGACCCTGGTGCCCGAGGTCCCGGGCAAGCTGGGGGTCTACGTCTGTGGTCCCACCGTCTACAGCTACGTGCACATCGGCAACGCCCGGACGTTCACCTCCTTCGACGTGGTGGTGCGCTACCTGCGCTCCCGCGGCTTCGAGGTGCGCTACGTGCGCAACTACACCGACGTGGACGACAAGATCATCAAGGCCGCCCACGAGACGGGCGAGCAGCCGGTGGCCCTGGCCGCCCGCTTCGTCGAGGCCTTCCGCGAGGATGCCCGCGCGCTGCACCTGCTGGAGCCGGACGTGTCGCCCAAGGTGAGCGACCACATCCCGGAAATCCTGCGCATCATCGGCACCCTGGTGGACAAGGGCGTCGCCTACGCGTCCCAGGGCGACGTGTACTTCTCCGTGAGCGCCTACCCGGACTACGCCAAGCTTTCCAAGCGAAACCTGGAAGACCTGTGCATGGGCGAGCGCGTGCATCCCGGCGAGCAGAAGCGCGAGCCGGCCGACTTCGCCTTGTGGAAGGCGGCCAAGCCCGGGGAGCCGTCCTGGGACAGCCCCTGGGGCAAGGGCCGTCCGGGCTGGCACATCGAGTGCTCGGCCATGAGCGAGCGCTACCTGGGGGAGACCTTCGACATCCACGGCGGCGGGTTGGATCTCATCTTCCCCCACCACGAGAACGAGCTCGCCCAGAGCGAGGCGGCCAGCGGCAAGACGTTCGCGCGCTACTGGATGCACTGCGGCTTCCTCGACCTCGAGGGGGCGAAGATGTCCAAGTCCCTGGGCAACGTGGTGCGCCTGCGCGAAGCGCTGGAGAAGGTGGACGCCGAGGCCCTGCGCTTCTTCTTCCTGTCCACGCACTACCGCCACCCGCTGACCTTCTCCGACAAGGGCCTGGCGGACGCGGAGCTGCGCATGGAGTACTTCTACGAGACGCTGCGCAAGGTGGACGAGCGCGTGGGCGGCAAGGAGTTCGCCCCCGGCCCCCTGCACGGCGAGCCCGGCCGCTTCCTGCGCGAGTTCGAGGCGCAGATGGACGACGACTTCAACTCCGCCGGGGCGCTGGGCGCGCTCTCGGGCCTGTTCGCCGCCATGAACGAGTGGACGGACAAGCCGCCCGTCAAGGACAAGGCCCTGGCGGGCCGCACGCTCCAGGCCCTGCGCGCGGACGTGCGCAACGTGTCCGGGGTGCTGGGGCTCTTCGAGGACGAGCCCGCGGGCTGGCTCTTGCGCCGCCGCGACCGGGCCGTCAAGGAGCGCGGCCTGGACGTGGCGCGCGTGGAAGGGCTGATGGCCGCCCGCGTGGAGGCGCGCAAGGCCAAGGACTTCGCCGAGGCGGACAGGTTGCGCGGTGAACTCAAGGCCCTGGGCGTGGAGATCATGGACACCGCCGGAGGCACCGTCTGGAAGGTGGCGTGAAGACGCGCCTCCCCTGGGGACCGGTTCCTGGCCGCTGGCGGATGGAGCGGCCCGCCGCACCCGACGCTTGAACCGCCCTCCGGGCTGTCCTGTCTTGTCCGCTCTTTCCGGGGTGCCCACCCTCGCGCTCGGGAGGGATCGAGCCACTCCCGGTGAGCGCGCCCCCCACGTCCCTTCCCTCCCGGAATGCACCTGGCGCGGCTGCACCGGGCCAAGGAGCGGATGGATGAGCAGACGTCACCTGTGGAGTGCGCGCGCGGTCACCCGGAACATGGGGGGCCTCGCGCTGCTGGGCGTGGGACTCGTGGGGGGGCAGGGGTGGGCCTCGCCCGCGGGCAATGAGCCTCCCCCGAAAGTGCGCCTGACCTGCGTGGGCTCGGCGCGCACGGTGTTCTCGCCCGCGCTGTCGCCCACGTCCCAGTCCGGCAGCATGACCTTGTCCTCGCGCTATGGCGGGTGTCTGTCCATGGGCGGGCAGGGGGCGTCCTGGGCGAACGTGGTCACCACCACGAGCGCCTACCAGAACTTCACCTGTTCGGACGCGCTGGGCGTGGCCTCGGACACCGTGACGGTCACCTGGAGCAATGGCGAGCAGTCCGTGCTGTCACTGCAGCCCTCCGAGGTGGACGAGGAGGCGACCACCACCACCGTCTCCTACGAGGGCCGTGTGGTGTCGGGCCGCTACCAGGGCCTGTCCGTGGTGCGCTCGCTCACCTACCTGAACGCGGACTTCACCACGCGCTGCGCGAGCGACACCGGCCTGCCGGAGACCAACGCCTTCTCCCTGCTCGTGTTCGCCGAGGTTCCCTGAGCCCGTGAAACGCCACCGGGGCGCCGTCAAAAAGACGGCGCCCCGGACGAGGCCCCCCGGCGCTCAGGGCACCGGCTGGGTGTATTGCAGCTTGAGCGAGTAGGTGGCGGGGATGGTGTCACCGCGCACCATGATGAACGCCTTGTCCTGTCCCGGCGGCACCGGCAGCGCGCACCGCTCGGTGGCGCCGGACAGGAAGGGTCGGCAGTGGTAGGCCGTGGTGGTGGGCTGCTCGCCGAAGCGGACGTAGAGGTCCGGATCCGACGTGCCCGACATCACCACCTCGAAGGGGCTGCCGGGCAGCACGTTGAAGGGCCCGTGGTGGGCGCTCACGTTGCGCAGCACGGTGCCGGTGAGGGTCTGGGACACGGGCGTGCCCCCGGGCTCATCCAACGCGCCGCCGCTGTAGGTGGCCTTGAGGGTGACGCCCGTATAGGCCGAGTACGCGTTGATCATCACGTACCAGGTGCCCGCCTGCGGATTGGTGAACGCGCACGTCTCGGAGTTGCCGCTCTTGTAGGGACGGCAGTCATAGGCGCTGGTGTTCGGCGCGGCGCCCAGCTTGACGAACAGGTCCGCGTCTCCGGTGCCCCCGCTCATGGCGATGTTCAGCCGCGAGTGCCCCGCGGGCACCTCGAGCGTGTAGTACTTCTTGTTGCCGGCGCTGCCCGACAGGCCGGAGACGGGCACCGCGTTGCTCAGGGGCGTGGTCTGCGGAGGCGCCAGCGGCAGGCCCACCGCCTTCCAGGCTTCGTTGACGGCCGTGACTTCGGGCGAGCCCTCGCCATACAGCGAGGCGGCGGCCTGCAGCATGTACGTGCGCGCCTGATCGAAGGTGGTCGTGGACGTGAAGAAGTCCGTGTTGGCCTTGTAGAAGATCCGGCCCGCCTTCTCCGGACCGATCGCGGGCACCGCGTTGCTCGTCCGGGCCCGCGGGTGCGCGCCGCCCTTGGACAGCAGCGCGAACACCAGGTTGCTGATGCCCGAGCTGTAGTGCACGTCCACGCCCGTGTAGTAGTCCGCGTAGCTGTCCAGCGAGATGCCATCCTTCGCCGGATCGTCCATGTAGCGCAGCGCGTCCCCGGGCGTGCCGGGCGTCCAGATGTCCTCGCCCACCTTGAAGACATCGTCGTCCGTGGACCAGTTGCGCGACCAGCTCTCGCACACGCCGGCGAAGATGTCGGACATGGACTCGTTGAGCCCGCCGGACTCGCCCGAGTACACGAGGTTGGACTCGAACTGGGTGACGGCGTGGGTGAGTTCGTGCGTCGTCACGTCCGCGTCCAGCCCGAGCGCGATGGAGTTCACGTTGTCGCCGTCGCCGTACACCATCTGGGTGCCGTCCCAGTAGGCGTTGACGTAGTTGCGCGCGTAGTGGACGGTGCTCAAGAGCGGGGCGCCCGCGTTGTCGAGCGAGTCCCGGTTGAACAGCGTCTTGTAGCAGGCGTACGTCTCCCCCAACCGGTCGTAGTTCGTGTCGAGGTGGTTGTCGCCCACGGGCGCCTGGCCCTCGGAGCGCCGGAGCGTTCCGGGCGTGGTGGTGGTGTTGTTCGCGGTGTGCACCTTGCGCTGGAGCGCCGAGTGGACGCGGGGATTGACGAGCAGCACCTCGCCCCGCTCGGCGTCCACGTAGACGAGATCCTCGGACGGGGCGCCGTCCCGCTCGCCCGTCACGCGCACCTCGTAGGCCAGCCGGGGCGAGGCCGCGTCCGCGAGCAGCACGTACACGAGCTCGCCGCCCTCCGCCGCGCGGGCCTGGAGCGCCTTGGACTCGCGCGCGGCCTGTTGCCGGGCCGCGCCCGCGTCGATCCGGGCCTCCAGGGCCACGGGCTCGGCGCCCAGCCGGGCCGAGCCATTGGCCGCGTAGATGTCCTGGTGGGCATCCACGTGCAGGACGAGCTCTCCGCCCACCACGCGCCGACCGTGCAGGGTCTGCTGGTAGCGCAGGTGTTGATGACCCTGGGCATCCACGGCGGCCCGCTGGAACCGCAGGTTCTCCGCCTCGAGCCGGAAGATGGGCGCGATGCCCTCCAGCGCGGGCTCGGCTTCCTTCCCGTTCGCGAGCGCGCCCCCCACGGACGTGGGGAGTCGTCCCAATCGGCCCTTCACGAAGTAGGGCACCCCCGAGTCACCCAGGACGGCCCGCGCATCGTCGAAGCGCGACAGCGCTGTCTGGATGTCCACGTCCTTCTGGCCCTCGCGGACCGCTTCCCCGTTCATCTCCACCGGCGAGCCGCACGCCGCGATGCCAACGCCCAGCCACACGCCCCCAATCGCCTGCCACCACCGCTTCGCCAACGCCCACCCCCGTGAAGAATGCCCTTGCACCCTTCAGCTTAATCACCGCCGGAGACGCGGGGATGGTTCCTGGGCGCCACCTTCTTTCTGGTTCTGTAAGAGGCCCGGGTCGAGCGGACGGGCGAGCGTGAGGCGCATCGGCTGCGCGCGACCATAGGTGAGCGAGCGCCAGACCCACTCGGCCGGACCGAAGCGGAAGCGCGACAGCCAGACATGGCTCAAGGGAATCTGGAGCGCGAAGATGCCCAGGGCCATCGCCACGCTGCGCGAGGGCGGCGTCTGGCCCACGAGGCCCAGCCCCCATCCGTCATAGAGCCACAGGCTCACCAGGCTCTGCATCAGGTAGAGCGAGAGCGCCATGCGTCCGACGGGCGCCAGCAGTCGCATCCCCGCGCGCCAGCGCTCGCGCTGGAAGAGCAGGGCGAAGGCCGCCAGGTACGCGGCCGCCAGACCCAGGTGGCCCACCTCCTGGAGGGTGGGCACGAGGAACATCCAATCGCTCTTCGCGGGATCCACCACGCCCATGATGCGCAGCCGCTGGATCACCAGGCCCACGATGTTGCCTGGCACGCCGAGCACCAACCCCCAGACGAGCAGCCGACGATGCCAGGCCCGGTGCCGCTCCACCTCCTGGAGCAGCAGGTAGCGGCCCGCGAGCAGTCCCAGCAGGAATCGGCCCAGGATGAGACTCATCCACATGAGCCGTTTGACCTGCGGGAGCATGTAGACGCCATGGCGTGCGTTCGCCACCTGGGTCGTCCACGGACTGTCCGCCAGGAGCCCCTCGAGGAACCGGGCCTTCGCCGCGTTGTCGAGCGCGGTCCGCGCCTGCGCCGCCTCGAGCGCCGCCTGGACGCCCCAGAGCCACCGGGGGCCGAAGTATTGGAGCGCGGAGACGAGCAGGGGCACCCCCACCATCAGCGCGAGCACCCACAGAAGCACCGTGCGATCCGACCGGTGCCGGAAGAACAGCAGCGCGAAGCCCACCACCGCGTAGGTGGCGAGGATGTCGCCCACCCAGATCGCGAACAGGTGCGTCAGGCCCATTCCCAGCAACACCAGCAGCCGCCGCGAATACAGCGGAACCAGGGAGACGCCTCGTGCCTGGGCGCGCGTGAGCTGGATGGAGAAGCCCAGTCCGAAGAGGAAGGCGAAGAGGGTGACGAACTTCTGGTTCACGAAGAAGTCGTAGAGCGCCATGACGCTGCTCTCGATCGGAGGCGCCGTCAGATCCTTGAACCGCTCGCGGGGCAGGAGGACCCGACCGCTGAACCACATGACGCTGTTGGAGACGAAGACGCCACACAGGGCGAAGCCGCGCACGGCGTCCAGGAGCGTCACCCGCTCGGCGGCGGGCACGGGAAGAGAGGGGTCGGACATCCGCCTAGCAGACGGTCCTCGGGCCCCGCCGTCAATGCACGCTCAGGGCGCCTCGCTGACCGTGGCGCAGTGCTCCGTGCCGTTCGGATCGTCCAGGCGCACGCGGATGGCGTCCTCCGTGCCCGCGGGGACCTTCACGGTGAGCAACACGTCCTCACCCGCGGCGAGCGCGGGGGACGACAGGCTGCCCGTTGCGTCGCGGCCCACCACCGTCCAGCGCAAGCGGGGCAGCGACGCGCCCGCCCAGGCCTCTGGGGCCCGGTTGCCCGCGCGCACGAGCAGGCGGGTCTCCCCGCTGGGCGTCCGGGTGCGCGAGAGCACCTGGAGCTCACAGGCCGCCATGCGCAGGGTCCGCTCCTTCTGGTTCCATTGGGCATGCGTGGTGACGAGCAGCCCACCCTCCGCGCTCGCGAGCACCTGGCCTCGCTCGTCCTCCACCCGGAGCGACAGCCGCGTGCTACCCGGCTTCAGGGCCACCGGCACGTCGACCCGGTGCGCGTCCACCTGCGAGGGAATCAGCAACGGCGGCGAGAGGTACAGGGGGGCTCGGGAGGTCCGGCCCTCGTGTTCCACGATGACGGTGAGCCGGCGCACCTCCTGCTCGAACACCGCGGCATCGCCTCGGGGCGCCAGCTCGACACGCACGGGCAGGGGCTGGAGGGCGTTCCACGCGGGGCCGGTGGACACGGTCGCGCGCACGTTCTCCGGCTGGAAGGGCAGGGACACTCCGGGCGAGGCGAAGCGCCAGAGCTCCACGCCCGGCCACCGTTGGACGAGGCGTGCCCCCGCGCCTTTCAGCACCTGGCGGTAGCGCACCCCCGCCACGGGATCCAACTCGTCGGAGTGCAGCACCGCGTACTCGAGCCCCGCCCAGCTCAGGGCCTCCATCCGCGCCATCGCCTCGTCCTTCATCATGTTCGCGGGCCGGACCCACTCACAGGCGGGGAGCGTGAAGCCGCTCTCGGCATCCACGGAGGGGCGGCCGTGGATCATGGCGAAGAACATGCGGTAGCGCTCGCGCGACTCGATGACGGGAAGCTCCACCACCGCGCCCTTGCCCGGCTGTCGCGCGAGCCAGGTGTAGTAGGCGGGCGCCTGCGCGAGCGTCATCATCCGGCGCAGCGGCAGGGGCGCGCAGTTCAGCTCGAGGAGGACGCCCACGAGCGCGAGCGCGCCGAGCACGCCTCGGACCCCGCGAGACGTCACCCGGTCCAGCACCGCCGAGACGCCCAGGCCCGCGAGGATCGCGACCGCCAGGGACGTGAAGAAGTGGAAGCGCGCGGGCGTGCGCACCGTGCCATAGCCTGGCAGCTTCATCAGCCACGCCCAGAGCCCGGGCCCCGCCCGTTGATGATCCCGCCAGTACACCTCCGGCCCGAGCGACGCGAAGAAGTAGAACACCGCCACGCTCGCGAACAGCCAGGCCACGCGCCGGGTCTCGCCCATGCCGAGTCGGCGGCCTCCGAGCGCGGCGGCGAGCAGCACCAGCACCGCCACCACCGCGAACTCCCGCCGCTCGATTCCCAGCCGCACGAGCAATAAGGCGCCGCCTCCGAGCAGGAGAGGCGGCAGCCACGTCCCAACGCGAAGGATCTTTCGCTCCCGCTCCGGGAAGAAGAGCCCCCCGAGCGCGAGGAGGAGCACGCTCCCGCCGAGAAACGTCAGGCTCTCGCCGCCCGGGCGGATCGGATTCGCCGCGCCGTACAGCGGATGGAAGGCGGGCGCGGCCTTGAGCTGTTCGACGTTGCCGGAGTAGCCCTGGATATCGACCACCTTCCGCTGCACGTCGTACACCTTCGCCTGCAACAGGTAGGGTGTGTAGACGGGCACGAGCAGCAACCCGCCCAGGGCCACCGCGCCCACCAGGAACAGCAGGCCGCGCCGCCAGGACTCCCGGGGCAGGGTCGTGAGCAGGTACAGCCCAAACATCAGGGACAGCGTCACGGAGTAGATGCCCACGCTCACGCTGGCGCTGAAGGCGGCGAAGGTCAGCACCGAGACGAGCAGGGCCCTGCCGGGCGTGGGCCTGTCCCGGAGCGCCAGGAGCGCGACGGCCAGGTACACCCACCACTGGGTCTGCAGCACGTGCCAGTGATCGAACTGGTGGATGCGCCAGAGGCAGAAGGCCGCGGCGGCGCCCGCCACCAGCCCTCCGGCGGGGTGCCGGGCGAGCCGACGCACGAGGAGGAACGTCCCGTGCCCCGTGAGGGTGAAGCTCAGCAGCGTGCCCAGGTTGACGAGCGTCAACCGGTCCTGGGTGAAGGGCAGGAAGGGCAGGGCGCCGTAGAGAAAGCCCAGCGACACATCCGTCGTGGTGAACGCGTTGGGATGGGGAAAGAAGAGATCGAGGTCGAACAGCCGGCGCTGTCCCGCGAGCCACGCGAGCTGGTGGTTCAGCATGCGCGCGCACAGCAGTGGATCATCCACCCCCACGTCCACCGTGTGCGTGGACAGGTGCGCCGCGAAGGGCCACGTCATGGCCACCGTGAGCCCCGCGAACAGCAGCAGGACCGCGCCCTCCCTCGCGAGCGTTCCCCACCGACCCGGAGGGCCAGCGGGGGACGGGGTGGGGGTGTCAGCGGCTCCGGCCACGCGAGGCTCCTGGGCGAAGCCTCGCGTCATAGGTCAGCCCCTCCGGCGCCGCAACGCCCGTGTCCCGGTGGGCTTCACGGCTCCTGGGCGCGGAACACCTTGGTGTCGCCCTCGTAGGCGCCGGGGTTCCAGTACACCTTGTCCGCCCCGGGCGTCCCGTCGATGGGCGCGAAGAAGAAGCGGGTATTCTCCGAGCCACTGAAGCCCGTGTTGTCCATGACGGGGCTGCCCGCGAAGTGGGTGCCCGCGCTCGGGTAGATCTGCATCCGCCCCTGCCGGAAGGTGGGGCGCCAGAAGATCTTGTCCGCCTTGCCGTCTCCATCCAGGTCCGCGAAGTAGAAGCGCGAGGTGTCCACCCCGCTGGTTCCCGCGTCGTGCGCGAAGGCGAAGGGGAAGGCCCCGGCGCCGGTGGAGCGGTAGACGCGCGTGCGGCCTCCGTCCTGGTCGGGATTCCACACGATGCGGTCCTCCTTCGTGTCGCCGTCCACGTCCGCGAAGTACACGCGCGTGCCCTCGCTGGTGTTCGGGCCGTCACTGCTCTGCACCGCCGCGCCGAAGGACGGGGTCGTGCCACGCCGGGCCACGTAGGTGACGAACGCGCCCCCCCGCTCCGTGGGATTCCAGCGGATCAGATCCGCGCACCCATCCCCCGTCACGTCCGCGAAGAAGTAGCGCGTGGACTCGCTCTTGCTCGCGGCCTGGGTGACGGACACACGCTCTCCGAAGGTGCCATCACACCGGGACGGGTAGATGCGCACCTCGCCATCGCCCAGGGTGGGCCGCCAGAGCACCTTGTCGGCGCAGCCATCCCCGGTGACGTCCGCGAAATAGAAGCGCGTGGTGGACACCACGCTGACCGCGCCCTCGTTCTTCACCGCCGGGGCGAAGCCCCCGTCGCACCGCGAGATGGCCACCCACGTCTCGCCCTCACCCGCGGCGGCGTTCCACGAGATGCGGTCCGCGCACCCATCCCCCGTGACGTCCGCGAAGAACAGTTGCGTGTCCGCGGAGGTGCCACTGGGCGTCGGGGACAGGGTGGAGCCGGCGGAGAAGAAGGCGGGCCGGATCGTGGCGAGCACCGGGTAGTGGTCCGAGGGGGTGTTGCCACCGCTCTGGGTCCGGTCGATGGCGGGTGCCGAGGAGGTGAGCTCTCCGCCGGTGTGGAGGATGTAGTCCAGCCGCGCGTAGTTCGTGGACGTCGAGCCGTTCCAGGCGTTGTTGAAGGTGGCGTCGTCCACGCCCGTCGTGCCGTCGAACCGGGCCGTGCGGAACAGCCGCGCGCCGCTCTCCAGGTCCTCGATGGTCGTCTCCCCGGGCGTCGACTTGCTCTGTGCATCGACGTTGAAGTCGCCCATGGCCACCACGGGTACGCCCGCGGGCCGCGTGGCGAGGAACGTGGCCATCTGCTCGGCTTCCTTCAGCCGGCCCAGGGAACAGATGGCCGAATAGGCGAAGTGCGTGTTCGCCACGAAGTACGCCTTGCCGGATGTCAGATCACGCAGCCCCACCCAGGAGATCTTCTTGCCCTCGGCGTGGCTGTAACACTCGGCGCTGCTGGCGTAGGGGTTGACGAGCGCCTCGTTGCCCTGGCCCACCTCGGGCGCGAGCGCGAAGCGGCTCTTCTTGTAGAAGATGAGCTTGGGGCTGCCGCCGCCCGGGTTGTAGACGGCATAGGGCTTGTCGCTCCCCGTGAGCCCCGCGATGAGATCCGCCGGGACGCTGGGGCCGCCCGCGGGGGCTTGGGCCTCCTGCACGCCGACGATGTCCGCGGTGTTCGCGAGGATGCGCTCGATGACCGCCGCCTTGCGGTTGGGCCAGGCGCGCACGCCCGTGTCGAGCGGCCCCCGCACGTTGTACGTCATCACCCGGAAGGCCCGGTGCCCCGTCGACGCCGCGGCGTGGGCCTCCCCCACGCCCGACTCCCGGACCTCCGCGGGGACTCCCTCATGAGGACCGCAGGCACACACCCCCGCCACGAGCACCGACGACAGCCGTGAGATTTTCATGGCTCCGGAACATAGCCGGAAAACCAGGATTCTCAGCGCGTGTCTTGAATCGTGTAGGTGATGGGCTTGCAGTGCCCGTTGTTCGTCTCCTCGTGGGAGCAGGCGGTGAGCCCCACGAGCAGATCCATCTCGGCCTCGAAGAGGATGGACTGGCCGGCGCGGGACAGGGGCGGCTCGATGTGGATGCGCCCCGAGGGCTCGAAGACCACGTTCATGAAGATGTTGAAGGTGGTGGAGATCTGATCCGGCGAGATGCCGAAGGGCGCCAGGTTCTTGGCCAGGTTCTCGTGACAGCTCGGGTGCCACGCCTCGTCGCGCGCCACGATCTGGAACATGGCGAGGCTGCACGGCGTCATGAGGAAGTCATGGCGCCCCACCTCGTCCTCCACGATGCGCAGCATCACCCGGCTGCGATTGGAGTAGAGCGCGTGCCCGGTCGTCAGCAGCAGGGTGTCCGCGTAATCGACCGAGCGCCCCGAGGACAGCCACTCGCCCGCGTCCGCGGCACTGAAGCAGAAGAGGTCCGACACCTGCTGACCCCGCGGATCCTGCACCCGCAGGCGCTGGCCGCGCTCCAGCCGGAAGGCCACGCCGGTCTGGGGGGGAATCTCGATCACGACGTGCTCTCCGGCGGCTTCAACCCGTGCTGGAAGGGGCACTTCCATTCCGAGGTGTTCTGCCGTCCCGAGAACTGGATGGACTCCCACTTGTCGCCGTACTGCTCGACCATGGGGTTGACCGAGCCCTGGAACTTCACGTCCCGCTCGCGGTTCTTGCGCACGATGGCCGTGTACTGGCCCCGGCGGTCCAACTCCTCGAACTGATCGTAGAGGTTGAAGATCACCGCCGGGTAGGGGAAGCGGCGCGCCAGCCGGGAGCTCCGCGGATGCGCCCCCACGATGAAGAACGCGTCCCCGCCCAGGCTGAAGCAGAAGCGG includes:
- a CDS encoding DUF418 domain-containing protein; protein product: MSDPSLPVPAAERVTLLDAVRGFALCGVFVSNSVMWFSGRVLLPRERFKDLTAPPIESSVMALYDFFVNQKFVTLFAFLFGLGFSIQLTRAQARGVSLVPLYSRRLLVLLGMGLTHLFAIWVGDILATYAVVGFALLFFRHRSDRTVLLWVLALMVGVPLLVSALQYFGPRWLWGVQAALEAAQARTALDNAAKARFLEGLLADSPWTTQVANARHGVYMLPQVKRLMWMSLILGRFLLGLLAGRYLLLQEVERHRAWHRRLLVWGLVLGVPGNIVGLVIQRLRIMGVVDPAKSDWMFLVPTLQEVGHLGLAAAYLAAFALLFQRERWRAGMRLLAPVGRMALSLYLMQSLVSLWLYDGWGLGLVGQTPPSRSVAMALGIFALQIPLSHVWLSRFRFGPAEWVWRSLTYGRAQPMRLTLARPLDPGLLQNQKEGGAQEPSPRLRR
- the cysS gene encoding cysteine--tRNA ligase, which produces MAAASIRLFNTMTMQKETLVPEVPGKLGVYVCGPTVYSYVHIGNARTFTSFDVVVRYLRSRGFEVRYVRNYTDVDDKIIKAAHETGEQPVALAARFVEAFREDARALHLLEPDVSPKVSDHIPEILRIIGTLVDKGVAYASQGDVYFSVSAYPDYAKLSKRNLEDLCMGERVHPGEQKREPADFALWKAAKPGEPSWDSPWGKGRPGWHIECSAMSERYLGETFDIHGGGLDLIFPHHENELAQSEAASGKTFARYWMHCGFLDLEGAKMSKSLGNVVRLREALEKVDAEALRFFFLSTHYRHPLTFSDKGLADAELRMEYFYETLRKVDERVGGKEFAPGPLHGEPGRFLREFEAQMDDDFNSAGALGALSGLFAAMNEWTDKPPVKDKALAGRTLQALRADVRNVSGVLGLFEDEPAGWLLRRRDRAVKERGLDVARVEGLMAARVEARKAKDFAEADRLRGELKALGVEIMDTAGGTVWKVA
- a CDS encoding M4 family metallopeptidase; amino-acid sequence: MWLGVGIAACGSPVEMNGEAVREGQKDVDIQTALSRFDDARAVLGDSGVPYFVKGRLGRLPTSVGGALANGKEAEPALEGIAPIFRLEAENLRFQRAAVDAQGHQHLRYQQTLHGRRVVGGELVLHVDAHQDIYAANGSARLGAEPVALEARIDAGAARQQAARESKALQARAAEGGELVYVLLADAASPRLAYEVRVTGERDGAPSEDLVYVDAERGEVLLVNPRVHSALQRKVHTANNTTTTPGTLRRSEGQAPVGDNHLDTNYDRLGETYACYKTLFNRDSLDNAGAPLLSTVHYARNYVNAYWDGTQMVYGDGDNVNSIALGLDADVTTHELTHAVTQFESNLVYSGESGGLNESMSDIFAGVCESWSRNWSTDDDVFKVGEDIWTPGTPGDALRYMDDPAKDGISLDSYADYYTGVDVHYSSGISNLVFALLSKGGAHPRARTSNAVPAIGPEKAGRIFYKANTDFFTSTTTFDQARTYMLQAAASLYGEGSPEVTAVNEAWKAVGLPLAPPQTTPLSNAVPVSGLSGSAGNKKYYTLEVPAGHSRLNIAMSGGTGDADLFVKLGAAPNTSAYDCRPYKSGNSETCAFTNPQAGTWYVMINAYSAYTGVTLKATYSGGALDEPGGTPVSQTLTGTVLRNVSAHHGPFNVLPGSPFEVVMSGTSDPDLYVRFGEQPTTTAYHCRPFLSGATERCALPVPPGQDKAFIMVRGDTIPATYSLKLQYTQPVP
- a CDS encoding DUF1989 domain-containing protein, which translates into the protein MIEIPPQTGVAFRLERGQRLRVQDPRGQQVSDLFCFSAADAGEWLSSGRSVDYADTLLLTTGHALYSNRSRVMLRIVEDEVGRHDFLMTPCSLAMFQIVARDEAWHPSCHENLAKNLAPFGISPDQISTTFNIFMNVVFEPSGRIHIEPPLSRAGQSILFEAEMDLLVGLTACSHEETNNGHCKPITYTIQDTR
- a CDS encoding FG-GAP-like repeat-containing protein, whose product is MKISRLSSVLVAGVCACGPHEGVPAEVRESGVGEAHAAASTGHRAFRVMTYNVRGPLDTGVRAWPNRKAAVIERILANTADIVGVQEAQAPAGGPSVPADLIAGLTGSDKPYAVYNPGGGSPKLIFYKKSRFALAPEVGQGNEALVNPYASSAECYSHAEGKKISWVGLRDLTSGKAYFVANTHFAYSAICSLGRLKEAEQMATFLATRPAGVPVVAMGDFNVDAQSKSTPGETTIEDLESGARLFRTARFDGTTGVDDATFNNAWNGSTSTNYARLDYILHTGGELTSSAPAIDRTQSGGNTPSDHYPVLATIRPAFFSAGSTLSPTPSGTSADTQLFFADVTGDGCADRISWNAAAGEGETWVAISRCDGGFAPAVKNEGAVSVVSTTRFYFADVTGDGCADKVLWRPTLGDGEVRIYPSRCDGTFGERVSVTQAASKSESTRYFFADVTGDGCADLIRWNPTERGGAFVTYVARRGTTPSFGAAVQSSDGPNTSEGTRVYFADVDGDTKEDRIVWNPDQDGGRTRVYRSTGAGAFPFAFAHDAGTSGVDTSRFYFADLDGDGKADKIFWRPTFRQGRMQIYPSAGTHFAGSPVMDNTGFSGSENTRFFFAPIDGTPGADKVYWNPGAYEGDTKVFRAQEP